From the genome of Penaeus chinensis breed Huanghai No. 1 chromosome 37, ASM1920278v2, whole genome shotgun sequence, one region includes:
- the LOC125045541 gene encoding 28S ribosomal protein S27, mitochondrial-like: protein MAVRAQTHLFRYLKQNLSRQRCCTYLSAAYRCDELWNKRLENPLIKSINPNDYFYELDRKHKREGKVSAIDVDLFVNSLSHKNGEALLDEVVDVIHRLRRSPETVRTLPSTNHAVLRLLLDTDSTHILLKLISDPLNYGVFPDHYMGNLLMDYYIKKEDFTAAARISSVKMLQEDFGPKVTQVLTLASCYFYATSDNNQPWEDYTPKVEEPKEEVKIRIRYLRNPYFDDHFDLKEPNHIVGKTLAWVSPLIGGTVGSSCELLGWALYNKWDELEAALSLLSDGKEPVAASAINAVKEIMESCEDQDSREKVMSAITRIEGTEGKVAEVDIKDLVDKMLQEEVAAAEATFIKEQEVAYKSWEKLREDEVQFQIEEYKKKQLLAEIKQKKKALEEKEEVIYFFDNKEKLEMLLPERKKKFYPKKKSLIFGKKQPRKVDEGYIPPEVIRR from the exons ATGGCTGTAAGAGCACAGACTCATTTATTCCGATATTTAAAGCAAAATTTGAGCAGACAGC GATGCTGCACCTACCTCTCAGCTGCCTACCGCTGTGATGAATTGTGGAACAAACGACTGGAGAACCCTCTTATTAAAAGCATTAACccaa atGACTATTTCTATGAACTCGACAGAAAGCACAAACGGGAAGGAAAAGTCAGTGCCATTGATGTGGATTTG TTTGTAAACAGCCTCAGCCACAAGAACGGTGAGGCACTGTTGGATGAAGTGGTCGACGTTATCCACCGCCTGCGTCGCTCTCCGGAAACAGTGCGTACGCTCCCCTCGACAAACCATGCTGTCCTGCGCTTGCTCTTAGACACCGATAGCACCCATATCCTCCTGAAACTGATCTCAGACCCTCTCAATTATGGGGTGTTTCCTGACCATTATATGGGTAATCTGCTCATGGATTATTACATTAAGAAGGAGGACTTCACAG CTGCTGCTCGCATTTCTTCAGTGAAGATGCTCCAAGAGGACTTTGGGCCCAAGGTAACCCAGGTCCTGACACTGGCCTCATGTTATTTCTATGCAACATCAGACAACAATCAGCCATGGGAAGACTACACTCCAAAGGTGGAAGAACCTAAAGAAGAG GTGAAAATCAGGATAAGATACTTGCGAAACCCATACTTCGATGACCATTTTGACCTGAAGGAACCAAATCACATCGTTGGAAAGACACTTGCTTGGGTGTCCCCACTCATTGGGGGCACTGTAGGGTCAAGCTGCGAGCTCCTGGGTTGGGCACTATATAACAAGTGGGATGAGCTTGAAGCAGCACTAAGCCTTCTGAGTGATGGAAAGGAACCTGTTGCTGCCTCTGCT ATCAACGCTGTTAAAGAAATAATGGAAAGCTGTGAAGACCAAGACAGCCGTGAGAAAGTCATGtcagcaataacaagaatagaAGGGACTGAAGGCAAAGTTGCAGAAGTGGACATCAAAGACCTGGTTGACAAGATGCTACAGGAGGAGGTGGCTGCTGCAGAAGCCACTTTCATTAAGGAACAG gagGTAGCTTATAAGTCTTGGGAAAAACTGAGGGAAGATGAAGTACAGTTCCAGATAGAAGAGTACAAGAAGAAGCAACTTTTGGCCGAGattaagcagaagaagaaggccttagaagagaaggaggaagtgatatATTTCTTCGACAACAAAGAGAAGCTTGAGATGCTGCTtcctgagagaaagaaaaa GTTTTATCCCAAGAAGAAGTCCCTAATCTTCGGCAAAAAGCAGCCCAGGAAGGTTGACGAAGGTTACATTCCCCCAGAGGTTATTCGCCGATAA